In a single window of the Procambarus clarkii isolate CNS0578487 chromosome 51, FALCON_Pclarkii_2.0, whole genome shotgun sequence genome:
- the LOC123748546 gene encoding WSCD family member AAEL009094-like, with translation MRRWWRWAACAGGWVALTYTFFLGFVTIVSLTDPALMRTYQPTPDNMAAAGGTWAWTSRRGGRGARLPWCQALRWRDPPGPATALVSFPGSGNTWIRYLLQQVTGYYSGSVYKDYALMKNGFPAESVSNGSVVVVKTHEWGPEIRKTFSRAVLVMRDPYLAIQAEFNRQSGGHIGHAQPDKYTRDGGHYWEKFVTNKALAWMNTTLDWLKFEGPLHLVFYEDLLDNLPEEMRRILEFLDLEVTENNFDCMIRHQDGIYKRRRRPLNFDPFTPKLRKLVDRCKRLVDQAVREVLAGGDVKLVLNNLNYLNDSNGNQKSVTR, from the exons atgcgacggtggtggcggtgggcggcgTGCGCGGGCGGATGGGTGGCCCTCACCTACACCTTCTTCCTGGGCTTCGTCACCATCGTGTCCCTCACTGATCCCGCCCTCATGCGCACTTACCAGcccaccccggacaacatggcagCG GCAGGAGGCACGTGGGCGTGGACGTCCCGGCGCGGGGGTCGAGGAGCTCGACTCCCTTGGTGTCAAGCCCTGCGGTGGCGGGACCCTCCTGGACCTGCTACTGCTCTTGTATCCTTCCCTGGCTCCGGCAACACCTGGATCAGATACCTACTCCAGCAG GTGACTGGTTATTATTCGGGAAGTGTTTACAAGGACTATGCCCTCATGAAAAATGGGTTTCCAGCCGAGTCTGTCTCTAATGGGTCGGTTGTGGTGGTCAAGACACATGAGTGGGGACCAGAG ATACGGAAAACATTTTCCCGAGCTGTGTTAGTGATGAGAGATCCATACTTGGCTATCCAGGCAGAATTTAATCGGCAAAGTGGTGGTCACATTGGTCATGCTCAACCTGACAAGTACACAAGAGATGGAGGTCACT ACTGGGAAAAGTTTGTGACAAACAAAGCTTTGGCATGGATGAACACAACTCTTGATTGGTTGAAATTTGAAGGTCCACTACATTTAGTTTTCTACGAGGACCTCTTGGATAATCTACCAGAGGAGATGAGAAGAATACTAGAGTTCCTCGATTTGGAAGTCACCGAAAATAATTTTGACTGCATGATAAGACATCAAGATGGAATATATAAGCGGAGGAGGAGGCCATTGAATTTTGATCCATTTACTCCTAAATTACGAAAATTAGTCGACAGATGCAAACGTTTAGTAGACCAAGCAGTAAGGGAAGTTTTAGCTGGTGGTGATGTGAAATTGGTTTTAAATAATCTGAACTATTTAAACGATAGCAATGGAAATCAGAAATCTGTAACAAGATGA